In a single window of the Campylobacter iguaniorum genome:
- a CDS encoding autotransporter outer membrane beta-barrel domain-containing protein translates to MRSKINLQYTKIMFSIPCVLLMSCSNINATGFLTQNVYNDDVDFTFNNADLIQTYATETYQFNENLSVTTTGGQQVVYAMEGSDLTFNIAQDKTFSINGYKNGNILRSSSNNSANPATFNINGGHLFIDQTSFNKDIGGLYTDNNGYININNQSITINNVGNAIELKDQSKFNITTGNIEITNAYRGIAMQSNVGGYTAPNILNLNSANNISIEAMQTNGAGIYALAYTGLVPPNVITLKANNDIKIDSAAQGIASFGKNEISLEAKNIDIDGGTRAIYSRGYENLDSLVTLKANNSINLTSNDTGVYSYRNSTVNLNASDITINATKYAIYSNAIADTATSLVNLNANSIKLGSSDNYVVYSANDGSVVSLNAKDVNINAVWSLFADNSGKINITSDISNINITNDALRAYNGGDITINTNTNILNSGINAIRTNTNGKVTINAPINQIKGDMYSAGGGEIRTAFSSNESKFTGSTDITTGGIIDLAFSNDATWYNIDDSTLSHLRLNKGIVDMSHTSGGQDLVVATDFSGSDGVFVLDISPDDINHGGTQTDFISIASALAPASAKIRISSSSIPSLSEYDFSGSNKAIWFGDVHNNVTFTSVQSKSMDDVYDYVFQTDINVRGGGSVNGNNWFLVGYGKRQNEAANSIINDSILRYLDISTLELDSLHKRLGEIQNYDEKDGIWARIIGAKGEYNDANINFNNKYNMIQAGYDKRYDNDYGDFFSGFALSYKDNDMDYKFGKGDSKNIGLALYESYFNEDKYYIDFILKYNHIRNKFEAFNDIGQTMQAKYNTNMANISLELGRKLQNEDGYFITPLGQINYGYVRGVDYTTSTGIKVEQDNINSLIGKLGLYAGKDFEQSSHYFKFGVLKEFIDEYGVYMQGKKESLHKTINIDDNWYEVGIGGDIWLNDDKSKTIYYSLEKTFGGRYETKWQATAGFRYLF, encoded by the coding sequence ATGAGAAGTAAAATAAATTTGCAATATACAAAAATTATGTTTAGCATACCTTGCGTGCTGCTTATGTCTTGTAGCAATATAAATGCTACTGGATTTTTGACTCAAAATGTCTATAATGATGATGTAGATTTTACATTTAACAATGCAGATCTGATACAGACATATGCGACTGAAACATATCAATTCAATGAAAATCTAAGCGTAACTACGACTGGCGGGCAACAAGTCGTATATGCAATGGAAGGCTCAGATTTAACATTTAATATAGCCCAAGATAAAACATTTAGTATCAATGGATATAAAAATGGTAATATTTTAAGATCAAGCTCAAATAATTCAGCAAATCCTGCCACTTTTAATATAAATGGCGGACATCTTTTTATAGATCAAACTTCTTTTAATAAAGATATAGGTGGATTATATACTGATAATAATGGATATATAAACATAAACAACCAATCTATCACTATAAATAATGTAGGCAATGCAATAGAGCTAAAAGATCAAAGTAAATTTAATATCACTACTGGCAATATAGAAATCACCAATGCGTATAGAGGTATTGCCATGCAAAGCAACGTTGGAGGATATACTGCTCCAAATATACTAAATTTAAACTCAGCAAATAATATCTCCATAGAAGCTATGCAAACTAATGGAGCTGGGATATACGCCTTAGCCTATACCGGCTTGGTTCCACCAAACGTAATCACACTAAAAGCAAACAATGATATAAAAATCGATAGTGCAGCGCAAGGAATCGCATCATTTGGTAAAAATGAGATAAGCTTAGAAGCAAAAAATATCGATATAGACGGTGGCACAAGGGCAATCTATAGTCGTGGATATGAAAACCTAGATAGCTTAGTAACTTTAAAAGCAAATAATAGTATAAATTTAACATCAAACGATACTGGAGTATATAGCTATAGAAATAGCACAGTAAATTTGAACGCGTCTGACATAACAATCAATGCTACAAAATACGCTATATATAGCAATGCCATTGCAGATACAGCGACAAGCTTAGTAAACCTAAATGCAAATAGCATAAAACTTGGCTCTTCTGATAACTATGTTGTGTATTCGGCAAATGACGGTTCAGTTGTAAGCCTAAATGCAAAAGATGTAAACATAAATGCCGTTTGGAGCTTATTTGCCGACAATAGTGGTAAGATAAATATCACTTCAGATATTTCAAATATCAATATAACAAATGACGCTCTAAGAGCTTATAATGGTGGTGATATAACTATAAATACAAATACAAACATACTAAATAGTGGTATAAATGCCATACGAACCAATACTAATGGCAAAGTCACCATAAACGCTCCAATCAATCAAATCAAAGGCGATATGTATTCTGCTGGTGGCGGAGAGATACGTACAGCTTTTAGCTCAAATGAGTCTAAATTTACTGGTTCTACTGATATAACTACCGGAGGCATTATAGATCTAGCATTTAGCAATGATGCTACTTGGTATAATATAGATGATAGCACTTTAAGTCATCTAAGACTAAATAAAGGTATAGTAGATATGTCTCATACTAGCGGGGGTCAAGATCTAGTTGTTGCTACAGACTTTAGTGGTAGCGATGGAGTCTTTGTCTTGGATATTTCTCCAGATGATATAAATCACGGTGGGACACAAACAGACTTTATAAGTATAGCTAGCGCCTTAGCTCCAGCCTCTGCTAAGATTAGAATCTCTAGCTCTTCTATCCCAAGCCTTAGCGAGTATGACTTTAGTGGTAGCAATAAGGCTATATGGTTTGGAGATGTTCATAATAATGTAACTTTTACAAGCGTCCAATCTAAAAGCATGGATGATGTGTATGATTATGTATTCCAAACTGATATAAATGTCAGGGGGGGGGGTAGCGTAAATGGAAACAACTGGTTTTTAGTAGGCTATGGCAAACGACAAAACGAAGCAGCAAATTCGATCATAAATGATTCCATACTAAGATATTTAGACATTAGCACACTTGAACTTGACTCTTTACACAAACGCCTTGGCGAGATACAAAACTATGATGAAAAAGACGGAATCTGGGCTAGAATAATAGGAGCCAAAGGCGAATATAACGACGCAAATATAAATTTCAACAACAAATATAATATGATCCAAGCAGGTTATGACAAGAGATATGACAATGATTATGGGGATTTCTTTAGTGGATTTGCTTTGAGCTATAAAGACAATGATATGGATTATAAATTTGGCAAAGGCGATAGTAAAAACATTGGTCTAGCCTTGTATGAATCATACTTCAATGAAGATAAATATTACATAGATTTTATTCTAAAATACAATCATATAAGAAATAAATTTGAAGCATTTAACGACATAGGTCAAACCATGCAAGCCAAATATAATACAAATATGGCAAATATAAGCTTAGAGCTAGGAAGAAAGCTACAAAATGAAGATGGATACTTTATCACTCCGCTTGGACAGATAAACTATGGGTATGTTAGAGGTGTTGATTACACAACTTCAACAGGTATAAAAGTCGAGCAAGATAACATAAATAGCCTTATAGGAAAACTTGGATTATACGCCGGTAAGGACTTTGAGCAAAGTAGCCACTACTTCAAATTTGGAGTTTTAAAAGAGTTTATAGATGAATACGGCGTATATATGCAAGGTAAAAAAGAGTCTTTGCATAAAACAATAAATATAGATGATAACTGGTATGAAGTCGGTATCGGTGGAGATATATGGCTAAACGATGATAAATCAAAAACCATATACTATAGCCTAGAAAAGACTTTTGGTGGCAGATATGAAACCAAATGGCAAGCCACAGCTGGATTTAGGTATTTGTTTTAG
- a CDS encoding adenosylmethionine--8-amino-7-oxononanoate transaminase, whose translation MTNLELSRLDLEHIWHPCTQMSDHKNFPIIPIKSGKGAILSDFDGNSYIDCVSSWWVNLFGHSNDYINAKLSEQASNLEHVIMAGFSHEGIIKLSKRLVDLLPKPLNKCFYGDNGSSAIEIALKMSHHKNLIKGKNKPLFLNLKNSYHGETIAALSVGDVELYKKIYKNILIKTVQTSVPMSFKGNEVSDEEALNDLKITLEKYSDQISAFILEPLIQCAGDMNMYSGDFIKKACDLAKSYDIDIIFDEVAVGFGRTGSMFALEQCGVVPDFLCISKGITGGYLPLSVVVTSDETYELFYDTYESKKAFLHSHSYTGNALACACANATLDIFEQENVIEKNLHLSKFIKSEFSKLLKYDFIDNFRQTGMVLAFDLVGFKEPRTGYEIYKRALQKGLLLRPLANTIYFMPPYIITKEQVELVVRVLDELLGELRR comes from the coding sequence ATGACAAATTTAGAGTTATCAAGGCTTGATTTGGAGCATATTTGGCATCCATGCACTCAGATGAGCGATCACAAAAACTTCCCGATCATTCCGATAAAATCAGGAAAAGGTGCTATTCTTAGCGATTTTGATGGCAATAGCTATATTGACTGTGTTTCTAGCTGGTGGGTGAATTTGTTTGGGCATTCAAACGACTATATAAACGCAAAACTTAGCGAACAAGCTTCAAATTTAGAGCACGTTATAATGGCTGGTTTTAGTCATGAGGGCATTATAAAACTCTCAAAAAGACTAGTGGATCTCCTTCCAAAACCGCTAAATAAGTGCTTTTATGGAGATAATGGAAGTAGTGCTATCGAAATAGCTCTTAAAATGAGCCACCACAAAAATCTGATAAAAGGCAAAAACAAGCCACTATTTTTAAATTTAAAAAATTCATATCACGGCGAAACCATCGCTGCTCTTAGCGTCGGTGATGTCGAGCTGTATAAAAAAATCTACAAAAATATCCTTATCAAAACAGTTCAGACATCGGTTCCTATGAGCTTTAAAGGCAATGAAGTAAGCGATGAAGAAGCTCTAAATGACCTAAAAATCACACTAGAAAAATACAGCGACCAAATTTCAGCTTTTATTCTTGAGCCGCTTATCCAGTGCGCTGGAGATATGAATATGTATAGCGGGGATTTTATCAAAAAAGCTTGCGATTTGGCAAAAAGCTACGACATAGATATTATTTTTGATGAAGTTGCGGTGGGATTTGGTAGGACTGGAAGTATGTTTGCTCTTGAGCAATGTGGCGTGGTGCCTGATTTTTTGTGTATTAGCAAGGGTATAACTGGCGGATATTTGCCTCTTAGCGTGGTTGTGACTAGCGATGAGACTTATGAGCTATTTTATGATACTTATGAGAGCAAAAAGGCGTTTTTGCACTCTCACAGTTACACTGGAAATGCCCTAGCTTGCGCGTGTGCGAATGCGACTTTGGATATTTTCGAGCAAGAAAATGTGATAGAAAAGAACTTACATCTATCTAAATTTATAAAATCAGAGTTTAGTAAACTTCTAAAATACGATTTTATAGATAATTTTAGACAAACTGGTATGGTTTTAGCATTCGATCTTGTGGGATTTAAAGAGCCTAGAACGGGTTATGAAATCTATAAAAGAGCACTGCAAAAAGGTCTTTTGCTCCGCCCTTTGGCAAACACCATTTATTTTATGCCGCCATACATCATTACCAAAGAACAAGTGGAGCTTGTAGTGAGGGTTTTAGATGAGCTTTTGGGTGAGCTTAGGAGATAG
- the nth gene encoding endonuclease III codes for MKDTKEIKELFLHNFNGARSELKFKNLYELIVCVMLSAQCTDKRVNLITPALFEAYPDVVSLANANLSSLKLFINSCSFFNNKAANLIKMAKSVVENFDGQIPLNEKDLTSLAGVGQKTAHVVLIEHNEANLMAVDTHVFRVSHRLGLSKAKTPEATEIDLTKAFKTELNTLHQAMVLFGRYTCKAVKPKCDECFLAKLCKSKTIS; via the coding sequence ATAAAAGATACAAAAGAAATTAAAGAATTATTTTTACATAACTTTAACGGTGCTAGAAGTGAGCTTAAATTTAAAAATCTATACGAGCTTATAGTCTGCGTGATGCTCTCAGCCCAGTGCACAGATAAAAGGGTAAATTTAATCACACCTGCACTGTTTGAAGCCTATCCAGATGTCGTCTCGCTCGCAAATGCAAACCTTAGCTCGCTCAAGCTTTTTATAAATTCATGCAGCTTTTTTAACAACAAAGCAGCAAATTTAATCAAAATGGCAAAGTCAGTTGTAGAAAATTTTGACGGTCAAATCCCGCTAAATGAAAAGGATCTAACAAGCCTTGCCGGAGTAGGACAAAAGACTGCTCATGTCGTTTTAATAGAGCATAATGAAGCAAATTTAATGGCAGTTGATACGCATGTTTTTAGAGTTTCGCATAGGCTTGGACTAAGCAAGGCTAAAACGCCTGAGGCTACAGAAATAGACCTGACAAAGGCGTTTAAAACTGAGCTAAACACACTTCATCAAGCAATGGTTTTGTTTGGAAGATACACTTGCAAAGCCGTAAAACCAAAGTGCGATGAGTGCTTTTTGGCTAAGCTTTGCAAATCTAAAACTATCTCCTAA
- a CDS encoding peptidylprolyl isomerase yields the protein MKKGLALALSLAAAMSLNAAVLATVNGQNITDEDLAPALGSHMSELEKIPAEMKKNLLDRVIERQLMVEQAKKDGINQDPEYKKAIADITDNVAVNIWMKKQFEGLKVDEKKVKDLYEQNKDKYVVPAQAKAKHILVASEKEAKDIIKSLNGLKGDALDKKFSQIAKEKSIDKSSAQNGGELGWFGESQMVPSFGKASFELKKGEMTKQPVQSEFGYHIILKEDSKPQTALAYDKVKGKIETQLKTDEFRNVMQKKVDELKKAAKIEYK from the coding sequence ATGAAAAAAGGTTTAGCATTAGCATTAAGTTTGGCTGCTGCAATGAGTTTGAACGCAGCTGTTTTAGCAACAGTAAATGGACAAAATATCACTGATGAAGATCTAGCTCCAGCACTTGGCTCTCATATGAGTGAACTTGAAAAAATACCTGCAGAAATGAAAAAAAACCTACTAGACAGAGTTATCGAGAGACAACTTATGGTAGAACAAGCTAAAAAAGATGGTATCAACCAAGATCCTGAATATAAAAAAGCTATAGCAGATATCACAGATAATGTTGCTGTAAATATATGGATGAAAAAACAATTTGAAGGCTTAAAAGTAGATGAGAAAAAAGTAAAAGATCTTTACGAACAAAATAAAGACAAATACGTAGTTCCAGCTCAAGCAAAAGCAAAACATATATTAGTTGCAAGCGAAAAAGAAGCTAAAGATATCATTAAAAGTCTAAATGGATTAAAAGGCGATGCATTAGATAAAAAATTTAGCCAAATAGCTAAAGAAAAATCAATAGATAAAAGTTCAGCACAAAATGGTGGCGAGCTAGGCTGGTTTGGTGAGTCTCAAATGGTTCCTTCATTTGGCAAAGCATCTTTCGAGCTTAAAAAAGGCGAAATGACAAAACAACCAGTTCAAAGCGAATTTGGCTACCACATCATTTTAAAAGAAGATTCAAAACCACAAACTGCTCTAGCTTATGATAAAGTAAAAGGCAAAATCGAAACTCAACTTAAAACTGATGAGTTCAGAAATGTAATGCAAAAGAAAGTTGATGAGCTTAAAAAAGCTGCAAAAATAGAGTATAAATAA
- the fbaA gene encoding class II fructose-bisphosphate aldolase: MGVLDVVKAGVLSGDDVTKLYAYAKKEGFALPAVNVVGSDSINAVLEAAKKANSPVIVQFSNGGAGFYAGKACPNADVLGAIAGAKHVHLLAKAYGIPVILHTDHAARKLLPWIDGLIEASKEHKKAFGKPLFSSHMLDLSEESLEENIETCKKYLKELSELGISLEIELGVTGGEEDGVDNSNVDNALLYTQPHEVAHAYEELGKISDKFSIAASFGNVHGVYKPGNVVLRPEILKNSQKFIKDKFGLSDEKPVNFVFHGGSGSELKDIKDAVSYGVIKMNIDTDTQWAFWNGVREYEAKNHDYLQGQIGNPEGNEKPNKKYYDPRKWLRSGEESMINRLLEAFENLNCMNRN; the protein is encoded by the coding sequence ATGGGAGTTTTGGATGTTGTAAAAGCAGGAGTTTTAAGCGGCGATGACGTTACAAAACTCTACGCTTACGCTAAAAAAGAGGGCTTTGCTCTGCCTGCTGTAAATGTTGTAGGTAGTGATTCTATAAATGCCGTATTAGAAGCTGCTAAAAAAGCAAACTCTCCTGTGATTGTTCAATTTAGCAATGGCGGAGCTGGATTTTACGCTGGCAAGGCTTGCCCAAATGCAGACGTTTTAGGTGCTATTGCTGGAGCAAAACATGTTCATCTTTTAGCCAAGGCTTATGGCATTCCTGTTATTTTACATACAGATCATGCTGCTAGAAAGCTTCTTCCATGGATAGATGGACTTATCGAGGCTAGCAAGGAGCATAAAAAAGCTTTTGGAAAACCACTTTTTAGCTCTCATATGCTGGATCTTAGCGAAGAGAGCTTAGAAGAAAATATTGAAACTTGCAAAAAGTATCTAAAAGAGCTCAGTGAGCTTGGGATTAGCCTTGAAATTGAGCTTGGAGTAACTGGCGGAGAAGAGGACGGCGTGGATAATTCAAATGTAGATAATGCACTTTTATACACTCAGCCTCACGAAGTAGCTCACGCCTATGAAGAGCTTGGCAAGATAAGTGATAAGTTTAGTATAGCTGCTAGTTTTGGCAATGTTCATGGCGTTTATAAGCCAGGAAATGTCGTTTTAAGACCTGAGATTCTCAAAAATTCTCAAAAATTTATAAAAGATAAATTCGGTTTGAGCGACGAAAAACCTGTAAATTTCGTATTTCATGGTGGCAGCGGAAGTGAGCTAAAAGACATCAAAGACGCTGTTAGTTACGGCGTAATCAAGATGAATATCGACACTGATACTCAGTGGGCTTTTTGGAATGGAGTAAGAGAGTACGAGGCTAAAAACCACGATTATCTCCAAGGACAAATCGGCAATCCTGAAGGCAATGAAAAGCCAAACAAAAAGTATTATGACCCAAGAAAATGGCTAAGAAGTGGCGAAGAAAGTATGATTAACAGACTTTTAGAAGCCTTTGAAAATCTTAATTGTATGAATAGAAACTAA
- a CDS encoding MotA/TolQ/ExbB proton channel family protein, protein MEKNDTLDEFTLPEGNNRKSILVYFKIIFLPIFVYLIFLLGYLKIINFYVELHTILMMSFILFVALIFARHSAEFGCFVFEQRKDEFKKELKNFILKSLLYIGKERRSNGNFDEFVKKYSADVRNDNYALVGAGVFPMLGILGTFLSIAISMPSFNSTNAVALENEISMLLNGVGTAFYISIYGIFLALWWIFFERFGMNRFQKLINRQKNATSSFFWNKEEIEKRYMQETLGTFEKIGVIFDHVSKQEFFEELDRTVERKFKNFCDMLKVEEDAVKLSSEHVKYTMGTLLKASRDQKDIVKVHADILNVLHTFNSNLKELQLNVNEHYVRLHTASDDKISKLEKSVSEFGNNITKFEGSLQNFSSEILDKQKLALDGFKSGMIDGMKAFREVFDDERAGQNDSLEIINELKKSIEEIDEEANLALEKLEAKPDEAR, encoded by the coding sequence ATGGAAAAAAACGATACTCTTGATGAATTCACTTTGCCAGAAGGCAATAATAGAAAATCAATCTTAGTTTATTTTAAAATCATATTTTTACCAATTTTTGTTTATCTTATATTCTTGCTTGGATACTTAAAAATTATAAATTTTTACGTTGAATTGCATACGATTTTGATGATGAGCTTTATACTTTTTGTAGCTCTCATATTTGCTAGACATAGTGCTGAGTTTGGTTGTTTTGTGTTTGAACAACGCAAAGATGAGTTTAAAAAAGAGTTAAAAAACTTCATATTAAAAAGCCTACTCTACATCGGCAAAGAGAGAAGATCAAATGGAAATTTCGACGAGTTTGTAAAAAAATATTCAGCCGATGTAAGAAATGATAACTACGCTCTTGTGGGTGCTGGAGTGTTCCCTATGCTTGGTATTTTGGGAACATTTTTAAGCATTGCAATCTCTATGCCAAGCTTTAATTCTACAAATGCAGTGGCTTTGGAAAATGAAATTTCTATGCTGCTAAATGGCGTAGGAACTGCTTTTTATATCTCGATTTATGGTATATTTTTAGCACTTTGGTGGATATTTTTTGAGAGATTTGGAATGAATAGATTTCAAAAGCTCATAAACAGACAAAAAAACGCAACCAGTTCGTTTTTTTGGAATAAAGAAGAGATAGAAAAAAGATATATGCAAGAAACTCTTGGCACTTTTGAGAAGATCGGAGTCATCTTTGACCACGTAAGTAAACAAGAGTTTTTTGAAGAGCTTGATAGGACGGTTGAGCGTAAATTTAAAAACTTTTGCGATATGCTAAAAGTCGAAGAAGACGCAGTCAAGCTAAGTAGCGAACACGTCAAATACACCATGGGAACGCTTCTTAAAGCAAGCAGGGATCAAAAAGATATCGTAAAAGTTCATGCAGATATTTTAAATGTCCTTCACACTTTTAACTCAAATTTAAAAGAGCTTCAGCTAAATGTAAATGAGCATTATGTCAGACTTCACACAGCCAGCGATGATAAGATTTCTAAGCTTGAAAAATCAGTTAGCGAGTTTGGCAATAATATAACCAAATTTGAAGGAAGCTTGCAAAACTTTAGTAGCGAGATTTTAGACAAGCAAAAACTAGCACTTGATGGGTTTAAATCTGGAATGATCGATGGAATGAAAGCCTTTAGAGAGGTTTTTGACGATGAAAGAGCTGGTCAAAATGATAGCTTAGAGATAATCAATGAGCTTAAAAAAAGTATAGAAGAGATAGACGAAGAGGCAAATTTGGCCTTAGAAAAATTAGAAGCAAAGCCAGATGAAGCTAGATAA
- a CDS encoding OmpA family protein produces the protein MKLDNQKDENSNFWIAYADLMAGLLFVFILLVGAIVVKYVLTQSDLKLLKGDIESQEQALKLNSIELSKRENAIKEFMQKLESEKNKNLALEEINSIFNEKLEELNLALQNAGDAFDDVDRLNLELNTTLQNKDELIASLQESISKKDKDYGLLLSDLNSTKERIKSLSGIRLKVITTLKEKLGNSIKIDMDSGAISLPSSVLFDTNSFALKDSARFDLRRTLSTYFDILLSDEIRPNIDRITIEGHTDSVGNYLYNLELSQKRAYEVMKFIYSFYKNPELQKYLIASGRSFNDLIYKDGKEDNDASRRIEIKFSISNKAAMKEIEQILEQNNR, from the coding sequence ATGAAGCTAGATAATCAAAAAGATGAAAACAGTAATTTTTGGATCGCTTATGCCGATTTGATGGCTGGATTGCTTTTTGTATTTATACTTTTAGTTGGTGCGATCGTTGTCAAATATGTCTTAACTCAAAGCGATTTGAAGCTGCTAAAAGGCGATATAGAGTCTCAAGAACAAGCCTTAAAGCTAAACTCAATAGAGCTTTCTAAAAGAGAAAATGCCATAAAAGAGTTTATGCAAAAGCTAGAATCTGAAAAAAACAAAAACTTAGCCTTAGAAGAGATAAACTCTATTTTTAATGAAAAGCTTGAGGAGCTAAATTTAGCCTTGCAAAATGCTGGAGATGCATTTGATGACGTGGATAGGCTAAATTTGGAACTAAATACAACCTTACAAAACAAAGATGAGCTCATAGCTAGCTTGCAAGAAAGTATTAGCAAAAAAGATAAAGATTATGGTCTGTTGCTATCTGACCTAAACTCCACAAAAGAGCGGATAAAAAGCCTTAGCGGTATTAGACTAAAGGTCATCACGACTCTCAAAGAAAAGCTTGGAAATAGCATAAAAATAGATATGGATTCGGGTGCGATTTCTCTGCCTTCAAGCGTGCTTTTTGATACAAATTCATTTGCCTTAAAAGATAGCGCTAGGTTTGATTTGCGAAGAACACTAAGCACATATTTTGATATTTTATTAAGTGATGAGATCAGACCAAATATCGATAGAATCACAATCGAAGGTCATACTGATAGCGTTGGTAACTACCTTTACAATCTTGAATTATCTCAAAAAAGAGCCTATGAGGTTATGAAATTTATCTACTCATTTTACAAAAATCCTGAACTACAAAAATACCTTATAGCAAGTGGAAGAAGCTTCAATGATTTGATTTACAAAGATGGCAAAGAAGACAACGACGCTTCAAGAAGAATCGAGATCAAATTTAGCATTTCAAATAAAGCAGCCATGAAAGAAATAGAACAAATTTTGGAGCAAAACAATAGATAA
- a CDS encoding 1-aminocyclopropane-1-carboxylate deaminase, whose product MKGIKRIISYGSNQSNAMYSISVFARLKNLEFIYFTDHISSFLKQNPNGNYAYALKNGMQIYEAKDRVNAAKMALKDGDILIKEGVAMSEAELGFQTQANLIEEFMTKTGTKFDVFLPSGTGTSAAYLAKNLKNTNVFTTPCVGDSAYLAKMIFELDKHSKVQILNLLKKYHFGDIKKELFDIYKELKDTTGVEFELLYDSVGWLSLLANLDKFTNQILYIHQGGMIGNQSLLERYERKFKFDML is encoded by the coding sequence TTGAAGGGCATTAAACGTATAATTTCGTATGGCTCAAACCAGTCAAACGCTATGTATTCTATAAGCGTCTTTGCAAGACTTAAAAATCTTGAGTTTATATATTTTACAGATCATATAAGCTCATTTTTAAAGCAAAATCCAAATGGAAATTACGCTTATGCTTTGAAAAATGGTATGCAAATTTATGAAGCTAAAGACAGAGTAAATGCCGCCAAAATGGCACTAAAAGACGGTGATATCCTCATAAAAGAGGGCGTGGCGATGAGTGAGGCTGAGCTTGGATTTCAAACTCAGGCAAATTTGATAGAAGAGTTTATGACTAAAACTGGCACTAAATTTGACGTGTTTTTGCCAAGTGGAACTGGCACGAGTGCTGCTTATCTGGCTAAAAATCTAAAAAATACAAACGTCTTTACGACTCCTTGCGTGGGGGATAGTGCTTACCTTGCTAAGATGATATTTGAGCTTGATAAGCACTCAAAAGTGCAAATTTTAAACCTTTTGAAAAAGTATCATTTTGGGGATATAAAAAAAGAGCTATTTGATATTTATAAAGAGCTTAAAGACACTACAGGCGTGGAGTTTGAGCTGCTTTATGATAGCGTTGGTTGGCTGAGCCTGCTTGCAAATTTAGATAAATTTACAAATCAAATTCTCTACATTCACCAAGGTGGAATGATAGGCAATCAAAGCTTGCTTGAGAGATATGAGAGAAAATTTAAATTTGATATGTTATAA